From one Esox lucius isolate fEsoLuc1 chromosome 11, fEsoLuc1.pri, whole genome shotgun sequence genomic stretch:
- the samd1a gene encoding sterile alpha motif domain containing 1a isoform X1 has product MSEPMYREWILETIDSLRSRKARPDLERICRMVRRRHGSEPERTCAELEKLIQEQTVLKVNYKGSISYRNAAKVHRRSRKRDDHATKRTTVEEANHSDLSNGDSALGPIDQDETDDLEDEVPVSMETDSPIEEEEVEGADEDGHQGSSPGGVDAVQGVSGAALHQSAPCSPSCSASDCPPAFKTSRRSSSLPPSSPLALRQNESPSDTAFCPAEHGHPGMHRNTGTGNIKTIAQPSGTCLWVQKSVVKKAIEDGVRTEHRGLASDQLVPDCVDESRRGSERRPQTLSLPSECSKYMEMDVASYVMAQDNVKNGLKNGEVSAKMETRRQNLLLWSVADVASYITAAGFPEQAVAFRTQEIDGKSLLLMQRSDVLTGLSIRLGPALKIYERHVKVLQRTHFLDEEDDL; this is encoded by the exons ATGTCCGAACCAATGTACCGTGAATGGATTCTGGAGACTATAGACTCACTGCGGTCGCGAAAAGCCAGACCAGACCTTGAAAGAATTTGTCGAATGGTCCGGAGACGACATGGTTCGGAGCCAGAACGAACCTGCGCTGAACTCGAGAAACTGATCCAAGAGCAAACTGTCTTGAAAGTTAACTACAAGGGCTCGATTTCTTATCGAAATGCAGCCAAAGTACACAGAAGAAGCAGGAAAAGGGATGATCACGCGACCAAAAGAACTACGGTCGAAGAAGCTAACCATTCGGATTTGAGCAACGGGGACAGCGCACTCGGTCCCATTGACCAGGATGAGACGGATGATTTGGAG GATGAGGTTCCAGTGTCAATGGAGACCGACAGCCCcattgaggaggaggaagtcGAGGGGGCGGATGAAGATGGCCACCAGGGCTCCTCTCCTGGGGGCGTGGATGCTGTGCAGGGGGTTTCAGGTGCCGCCCTCCACCAGTCTGCCCCCTGCTCCCCTAGCTGCTCAGCCTCTGACTGTCCCCCTGCCTTCAAGACTAGCAGGAGGTCCAGCTCTCTGCCCCCCTCTAGTCCCCTGGCCCTTAGGCAGAATGAGTCCCCATCTGACACTGCCTTCTGCCCTGCCGAGCACGGACACCCAGGgatgcacagaaacacaggaactg GGAATATAAAGACAATAGCACAGCCCTCTGGGACCTGTCTGTGGGTCCAGAAGAGCGTGGTGAAGAAAGCAATAGAGGATGGGGTGAGGACGGAACACCGTGGCCTCGCTTCTGACCAGCTGGTTCCTGACTGTGTGGATGAGTCCAGGAGGGGTTCTGAGAGAAGGCCACAGACATTGTCTCTTCCCTCTGAGT GTTCTAAATACATGGAGATGGACGTTGCCTCTTACGTGATGGCCCAAGACAACGTAAAGAACGGCCTGAAAAACGGAGAGGT CTCTGCAAAGATGGAGACTAGGAGGCAGAACTTATTGTTGTGGAGCGTAGCAGACGTGGCTAGTTACATCACCGCCGCGGGCTTTCCGGAGCAGGCTGTGGCTTTCAGAACACAG GAAATTGATGGCAAGTCCCTCCTTCTGATGCAGCGCAGCGACGTTTTGACTGGCCTGTCCATCAGACTTGGGCCTGCCCTAAAGATCTACGAGCGTCATGTGAAGGTGCTGCAGAGGACCCACTTCCTGGATGAAGAGGACGATCTCTGA
- the dnajb1a gene encoding dnaJ homolog subfamily B member 1a: MGKDYYKVLGIQKGASEDEIKKAYRKQALRYHPDKNKSVGAEDKFKEVAEAYDVLSDAKKKDIYDRYGEEGLKGPTGGGGGGPNDHNNFNYTFHGDPHAMFTEFFGGRNPFDQFFARNGDDDMDIDDPFAAFGMGGMGGMPGMGGFQQHQRSFKSRPGGPHGAREKKKDSPVVHELKVSLEEVFSGCTKKMKISRKRLNPDGCSMRSEDKILTVDIKRGWKEGTKITFPREGDETPTNIPADVVFVVKDKPHPVFRREGSDIVFPARVSLRDALCGCTVSAPTLDGRTVTVTSRDIVKPGMKKRIVGEGLPLSKCPEKRGDMVLEFVVKFPEKLGPSARDALTNILPP; this comes from the exons ATGGGTAAAGACTATTATAAAGTGCTGGGTATACAGAAAGGCGCATCCGAGGACGAAATAAAGAAGGCGTATCGAAAACAGGCCCTGCGATATCACCCAGATAAAAACAAGTCCGTTGGAGCTGAGGATAAATTCAAAGAGGTCGCGGAGGCCTATGATGTCCTCAGCGACGCAAAGAAAAAGGACATATATGACCGATATGGAGAAGAAG GACTAAAAGGGCCCACAGGCGGCGGCGGTGGTGGTCCCAATGACCACAACAACTTTAACTACACCTTCCATGGAGATCCCCATGCCATGTTTACTGAGTTCTTCGGAGGCCGCAACCCATTTGACCAGTTCTTTGCGCGCAACGGGGATGATGACATGGACATTGATGACCCATTTGCTGCATTCGGCATGGGAGGGATGGGGGGCATGCCTGGGATGGGAGGATTTCAGCAACATCAGAGGTCCTTCAAGTCCCGTCCAGGGGGTCCGCACGGGGCCCGAGAGAAGAAGAAAGATTCTCCGGTGGTGCACGAGCTGAAGGTGAGCCTGGAGGAGGTGTTCTCTGGCTGCACCAAGAAGATGAAGATCTCCCGTAAGCGGCTGAACCCAGATGGCTGCAGCATGCGCAGCGAGGACAAGATCTTGACAGTGGACATCAAGCGAGGCTGGAAGGAAGGGACCAAAATCACCTTCCCTAGGGAGGGAGATGAAACTCCCACTAACATTCCTGCTGACGTGGTgtttgtggttaaagacaaacCCCATCCAGTGTTTCGCCGGGAGGGCTCCGATATTGTCTTCCCTGCAAGAGTGTCCCTCAGAGAT GCATTGTGTGGGTGTACGGTCAGTGCTCCCACTCTAGATGGCAGGACTGTGACTGTGACCTCTCGAGACATTGTCAAACCTGGGATGAAGAAGCGTATTGTTGGTGAAGGACTGCCCCTGTCCAAGTGCCCTGAGAAGAGGGGGGACATGGTGCTTGAGTTTGTAGTGAAATTCCCAGAGAAATTGGGGCCGAGTGCCCGCGATGCGCTGACTAATATTCTTCCCCCTTGA
- the tecra gene encoding very-long-chain enoyl-CoA reductase gives MDALALEAKSNGEEKKPSAPRPRPKPPKKAKRIVYFEVEIVDAKTKEKLLLLDKVEPTSTILDIKALFHKSNPQWYPARQCLRLDPKGKGLKDEDVLQTLPVGTTASFYFSDMGAQIAWGTVFLSECYGPLLIYLMFYFRLPFIYAPKYDFTSSKHWVVHLACMCHSFHYVKRILETLFIHRISHGTMPLRNIFKNCSYYWCFAAWMAYYINHPLYTPPYYGQQQVKTALIIFLFCQVGNFSINVALRNLKCPGSKVKKIPHPTKNPFTWIFMLVSCPNYTYELGSWVGFTVMTQCLPVAFFTIVGFILMTVWARGKHRNYRKEFRDYPTLRSPILPFIL, from the exons ATGGATGCACTGGCTTTAGAGGCAAAGTCAAATGGGGAAGAAAAGAAACCTTCAGCcccaagaccaagaccaaaacCACCCAAAAAAGCTAAACGGATTGTTTACTTTGAGGTGGAAATCGTGGATGCAAAGACAAAGGAGAAGCTACTACTTTTGGACAAA GTGGAGCCAACTTCTACTATTTTGGATATTAAGGCTTTGTTCCACAAATCAA ATCCCCAGTGGTACCCAGCCAGACAGTGCTTACGCCTGGATCCCA AGGGTAAGGGTCTAAAGGATGAGGACGTCTTGCAGACACTCCCTGTCGGAACCACGGCCAGCTTCTATTTCTCAGACATGGGGGCCCAGATCGCCTGGGGCACT GTCTTCCTATCAGAGTGTTATGGACCACTCCTCATTTACTTAATGTTCTACTTCCGCCTGCCTTTCATCTACGCCCCAAAGTATGACTTTACCAGCAGCAAGCATTGGGTTGTACA TCTGGCCTGCATGTGTCACTCTTTCCACTATGTGAAGAGAATTCTTGAGACGCTGTTCATCCACCGAATCTCCCACGGTACAATGCCTCTGAGAAACATCTTCAAG AACTGCAGTTATTACTGGTGTTTCGCAGCATGGATGGCTTACTACATTAACCACCCTCTCTATACACCACCCT ATTATGGGCAACAGCAAGTGAAGACAGCACTCATTATCTTCTTA TTCTGCCAGGTCGGCAACTTCTCCATCAATGTTGCTCTACGCAACCTCAAATGTCCAG GTTCTAAGGTCAAGAAGATCCCACACCCGACTAAAAATCCATTCACCTGGATTTTCATGTTGGTTTCTTGTCCAAACTATACATATGAG CTGGGGTCATGGGTGGGCTTTACAGTGATGACCCAGTGCTTGCCAGTGGCTTTCTTCACCATCGTGGGCTTCATCCTGATGACCGTGTGGGCCAGGGGGAAGCACCGAAACTACCGCAAGGAGTTCCGGGACTACCCCACCCTGCGCTCTCCAATACTGCCCTTCATCCTGTAa
- the samd1a gene encoding sterile alpha motif domain containing 1a isoform X3 → METDSPIEEEEVEGADEDGHQGSSPGGVDAVQGVSGAALHQSAPCSPSCSASDCPPAFKTSRRSSSLPPSSPLALRQNESPSDTAFCPAEHGHPGMHRNTGTGNIKTIAQPSGTCLWVQKSVVKKAIEDGVRTEHRGLASDQLVPDCVDESRRGSERRPQTLSLPSECSKYMEMDVASYVMAQDNVKNGLKNGEVSAKMETRRQNLLLWSVADVASYITAAGFPEQAVAFRTQEIDGKSLLLMQRSDVLTGLSIRLGPALKIYERHVKVLQRTHFLDEEDDL, encoded by the exons ATGGAGACCGACAGCCCcattgaggaggaggaagtcGAGGGGGCGGATGAAGATGGCCACCAGGGCTCCTCTCCTGGGGGCGTGGATGCTGTGCAGGGGGTTTCAGGTGCCGCCCTCCACCAGTCTGCCCCCTGCTCCCCTAGCTGCTCAGCCTCTGACTGTCCCCCTGCCTTCAAGACTAGCAGGAGGTCCAGCTCTCTGCCCCCCTCTAGTCCCCTGGCCCTTAGGCAGAATGAGTCCCCATCTGACACTGCCTTCTGCCCTGCCGAGCACGGACACCCAGGgatgcacagaaacacaggaactg GGAATATAAAGACAATAGCACAGCCCTCTGGGACCTGTCTGTGGGTCCAGAAGAGCGTGGTGAAGAAAGCAATAGAGGATGGGGTGAGGACGGAACACCGTGGCCTCGCTTCTGACCAGCTGGTTCCTGACTGTGTGGATGAGTCCAGGAGGGGTTCTGAGAGAAGGCCACAGACATTGTCTCTTCCCTCTGAGT GTTCTAAATACATGGAGATGGACGTTGCCTCTTACGTGATGGCCCAAGACAACGTAAAGAACGGCCTGAAAAACGGAGAGGT CTCTGCAAAGATGGAGACTAGGAGGCAGAACTTATTGTTGTGGAGCGTAGCAGACGTGGCTAGTTACATCACCGCCGCGGGCTTTCCGGAGCAGGCTGTGGCTTTCAGAACACAG GAAATTGATGGCAAGTCCCTCCTTCTGATGCAGCGCAGCGACGTTTTGACTGGCCTGTCCATCAGACTTGGGCCTGCCCTAAAGATCTACGAGCGTCATGTGAAGGTGCTGCAGAGGACCCACTTCCTGGATGAAGAGGACGATCTCTGA
- the gipc1 gene encoding PDZ domain-containing protein GIPC1 has translation MPLGLGRRKKASPLVENEEAEPIRAGLNVPGMDDLDGGGLGLRDSATQEGLPPPPTNLRPRLIFHTQLAHGSPTGRIEGFSNVRELYAKIGEAFGIPPPEVMFCTLNTHKVDMDKLLGGQIGLEDFIFAHIKGQRKEVEVFKGEDALGLTITDNGAGYAFIKRIRDGSIVHQIQVINVGDMIESINGHSLIGCRHYEVAKMLKELPKGKNFVLKMVEPLKAFDMISQRSGGARAGSGTQLGTGRGTLRLRSKGPATVEDLPSAFEEKAIEKVDDLLECYMGIRDSELAATMVELGKDKKNPDEFAEALDETLGDFAFPDEFVFDVWGAIGDAKVGRL, from the exons ATGCCTCTTGGGTTGGGTAGAAGAAAGAAGGCATCTCCACTAGTGGAGAACGAGGAAGCTGAGCCGATTCGAGCGGGCCTTAACGTTCCAGGAATGGACGACCTGGATGGAGGCGGCCTAGGTCTTAGAGATAGTGCCACACAGGAGGGCCtgccacccccacccaccaaccTGAGACCACGTCTGATCTTCCATACCCAGCTGGCACACGGTAGCCCGACAGGACGCATCGAGGGCTTCAGCAATGTGCGAGAGCTCTATGCCAAGATCGGAGAGGCCTTTGGCATCCCACCCCCAGAG GTGATGTTCTGTACATTGAACACTCACAAGGTGGACATGGACAAGTTACTGGGAGGTCAGATTGGGTTGGAGGACTTCATTTTTGCCCATATTAAAGGACAAaggaaggaggtggaggtgttCAAGGGGGAGGATGCCCTTGGGTTGACCATCACTGATAATGGAGCTGGCTATGCCTTCATCAAG AGAATAAGAGATGGCAGCATTGTCCATCAGATTCAGGTCATCAACGTGGGAGACATGATTGAGTCTATCAATGGTCACAGTCTCATTGGTTGTCGACACTACGAGGTGGCAAAGATGCTCAAGGAGCTGCCCAAAGGGAAGAACTTTGTTCTCAAGATGGTGGAGCCCTTGAAAGCCTTCG ACATGATCAGCCAGAGGTCAGGAGGGGCCAGGGCTGGCTCAGGGACCCAGCTGGGGACAGGGAGGGGCACCCTGCGTCTCCGTTCCAAAGGCCCCGCCACTGTGGAGGATCTG CCCTCTGCATTCGAGGAGAAGGCCATAGAGAAAGTGGATGACCTCCTGGAATGCTACATGGGAATTAGAGACAGTGAGCTAG CCGCTACAATGGTGGAGCTGGGGAAGGACAAGAAGAACCCAGATGAGTTTGCTGAGGCCTTGGATGAGACCCTCGGAGACTTTGCCTTCCCAGATGAGTTTGTGTTTGATGTCTGGGGCGCCATCGGCGACGCCAAGGTGGGCCGACTGTAA
- the samd1a gene encoding sterile alpha motif domain containing 1a isoform X2 produces the protein MWGLEPPTTMDEVPVSMETDSPIEEEEVEGADEDGHQGSSPGGVDAVQGVSGAALHQSAPCSPSCSASDCPPAFKTSRRSSSLPPSSPLALRQNESPSDTAFCPAEHGHPGMHRNTGTGNIKTIAQPSGTCLWVQKSVVKKAIEDGVRTEHRGLASDQLVPDCVDESRRGSERRPQTLSLPSECSKYMEMDVASYVMAQDNVKNGLKNGEVSAKMETRRQNLLLWSVADVASYITAAGFPEQAVAFRTQEIDGKSLLLMQRSDVLTGLSIRLGPALKIYERHVKVLQRTHFLDEEDDL, from the exons ATGTGGGGACTTGAACCACCCACCACCATG GATGAGGTTCCAGTGTCAATGGAGACCGACAGCCCcattgaggaggaggaagtcGAGGGGGCGGATGAAGATGGCCACCAGGGCTCCTCTCCTGGGGGCGTGGATGCTGTGCAGGGGGTTTCAGGTGCCGCCCTCCACCAGTCTGCCCCCTGCTCCCCTAGCTGCTCAGCCTCTGACTGTCCCCCTGCCTTCAAGACTAGCAGGAGGTCCAGCTCTCTGCCCCCCTCTAGTCCCCTGGCCCTTAGGCAGAATGAGTCCCCATCTGACACTGCCTTCTGCCCTGCCGAGCACGGACACCCAGGgatgcacagaaacacaggaactg GGAATATAAAGACAATAGCACAGCCCTCTGGGACCTGTCTGTGGGTCCAGAAGAGCGTGGTGAAGAAAGCAATAGAGGATGGGGTGAGGACGGAACACCGTGGCCTCGCTTCTGACCAGCTGGTTCCTGACTGTGTGGATGAGTCCAGGAGGGGTTCTGAGAGAAGGCCACAGACATTGTCTCTTCCCTCTGAGT GTTCTAAATACATGGAGATGGACGTTGCCTCTTACGTGATGGCCCAAGACAACGTAAAGAACGGCCTGAAAAACGGAGAGGT CTCTGCAAAGATGGAGACTAGGAGGCAGAACTTATTGTTGTGGAGCGTAGCAGACGTGGCTAGTTACATCACCGCCGCGGGCTTTCCGGAGCAGGCTGTGGCTTTCAGAACACAG GAAATTGATGGCAAGTCCCTCCTTCTGATGCAGCGCAGCGACGTTTTGACTGGCCTGTCCATCAGACTTGGGCCTGCCCTAAAGATCTACGAGCGTCATGTGAAGGTGCTGCAGAGGACCCACTTCCTGGATGAAGAGGACGATCTCTGA